In Amaranthus tricolor cultivar Red isolate AtriRed21 chromosome 3, ASM2621246v1, whole genome shotgun sequence, a single window of DNA contains:
- the LOC130809124 gene encoding serine/threonine-protein kinase VIK-like: MSDGGGSSSEGGCTAATTTDTGDLPTNKVGEKQKDKEKSKVSKTSAILWHAHQNDAAAVRKLLEEDRTLVNARDYDNRTPLHVASLHGWIDVAKCLLDFDADVNAQDRWKNTPLADAEGAKKHGMIELLKSYGGLSYGQNGSHFEQKIVPPPLPNKCDWEIDPAELDFSNSSMIGKGSFGEILKAQWRGTPVAVKRILPSLSDDKLVIQDFRHEVILLVKLRHPNIVQFLGAVTERKPLMLITEYLRGGDLHQYLKDKGALSPSTAINFALDIARGMACLHNEPNVIIHRDLKPRNVLLVNSNADHLKVGDFGLSKLLKVKQAHDVYKMTGETGSYRYMAPEVFKHRKYDKKVDVFSFGMILYEMLEGEPPMASYEPYEAARYVAEGHRPSIKSKGFVPDLRELTEQCWSADINQRPSFLEILKRLEKIKDNLPAEHHWHFFSG, from the exons ATGAGCGACGGCGGAGGAAGTTCGTCTGAAGGTGGGTGTACGGCGGCGACAACGACGGATACGGGAGATTTGCCGACGAATAAAGTAGGAGAGAAGCAGAAGGATAAGGAGAAGAGTAAGGTTAGCAAGACGTCGGCGATTTTATGGCACGCTCATCAAAACGACGCCGCGGCGGTCAGGAAGCTTCTAGAAGAAGATCGGACTCTTGTCAATGCTAGGGATTATGATAATCGAACTCCTCTTCATGTTGCTTCTCTTCATGGCTGGATCGATGTTGCTAAGTGTTTGCTTGACTTTGATGCTGATGTCAACGCTCAAGATCGTTGGAAAAATACC CCTCTTGCTGACGCTGAAGGAGCAAAGAAACATGGGATGATCGAGCTTTTGAAGTCATATGGTGGTTTATCTTAT GGCCAAAATGGGAGCCATTTTGAACAAAAAATTGTGCCCCCACCCTTGCCAAACAAGTGTGACTGGGAGATTGATCCCGCTGAGTTGGACTTCTCAAATTCTTCTATGATTGGAAAG GGATCATTTGGGGAGATTTTGAAAGCCCAATGGCGGGGTACTCCAGTTGCAGTCAAGCGTATACTTCCATCTCTTTCGGATGATAAATTGGTGAT TCAGGATTTTAGGCACGAGGTCATTTTATTGGTGAAGCTTCGTCATCCTAACATTGTTCAGTTCCTAGGAGCTGTGACCGAGAGAAAACCCTTGATGTTGATTACTGAGTATTTACGAGGG GGTGATCTACATCAGTACCTTAAAGACAAGGGAGCTCTTAGTCCATCAACAGCTATAAATTTTGCGTTAGACATTGCAAG AGGAATGGCTTGTCTTCATAACGAACCTAATGTGATTATCCATCGAGATTTAAAGCCAAG GAACGTTCTCCTGGTCAACTCTAATGCAGACCATTTAAAAGTTGGAGACTTTGGACTTAGTAAGCTTCTCAAGGTTAAACAGGCTCATGATGTGTACAAAATGACTGGCGAGACAGGAAGCT ATCGCTATATGGCTCCTGAAGTATTTAAGCACCGGAAGTATGACAAAAAAGTTGATGTTTTTTCCTTCGGCATGATATTGTATGAG ATGCTTGAGGGAGAGCCTCCCATGGCAAGTTATGAACCATATGAGGCGGCAAGATATGTGGCTGAAGGACACCGACCTTCAATTAAGTCCAAAGGGTTTGTACCAGATCTAAGAGA GTTAACTGAACAATGTTGGTCTGCTGACATAAACCAGAGGCCTTCTTTCTTGGAGATTCTTAAGAGACTCGAGAAAATAAAGGACAATCTTCCAGCAGAGCATCATTGGCATTTCTTTTCTGGATGA
- the LOC130809126 gene encoding transmembrane emp24 domain-containing protein p24delta9-like, translating to MFPTSLRIFIILGFLLNLSRSLRFDLQSGHTKCISEDIKSNSMAVGNYHIVNPNEGTPLPDSHKLTVRVTSAHGNNYHTADHVESGKFAYTAAESGDYMACFWTPEHNPPLTVTVDFDWKTGVTAKDWGSVVKKGTVDVMEIELKKLMDTVNSVHEEMFYLRDREEEMQALNRATNSRMFWLGLLSFVVCLSVAGLQFWHLKHFFERKKLL from the exons ATGTTCCCAACATCCCTACGAATTTTCATAATTCTAGGGTTTTTGCTAAATCTTTCACGATCCCTAAGATTTGATCTTCAATCAGGTCACACAAAATGCATTTCCGAAGACATCAAGAGCAATTCCATGGCCGTCGGGAACTACCATATCGTTAATCCTAACGAAGGAACTCCATTGCCGGATTCTCACAAACTCACTGTTCGG GTAACATCGGCGCATGGGAATAACTATCACACTGCAGATCATGTGGAATCAGGGAAGTTTGCGTATACAGCAGCAGAATCGGGGGATTATATGGCGTGTTTTTGGACTCCAGAGCATAATCCACCTTTGACTGTTACTGTTGATTTTGATTGGAAAACTGGTGTTACTGCCAAAGATTGGGGTAGTGTTGTTAAAAAGGGCACCGTTGAT GTCATGGAGATAGAGTTAAAGAAGCTAATGGATACAGTAAATTCCGTTCATGAGGAAATGTTTTATCTTCGGGATAG GGAAGAAGAGATGCAAGCGTTGAACAGAGCTACCAACTCTAGAATGTTTTGGTTAGGATTACTGTCATTTGTTGTTTGCTTATCAGTTGCTGGCTTGCAATTTTGGCACTTGAAGCATTTCTTTGAGAGAAAAAAGCTGCTTTAG